From a region of the Nonlabens dokdonensis DSW-6 genome:
- a CDS encoding PepSY domain-containing protein: MVNRKTAKWIRKAHRYLGIFLGIQFLMWTISGMYFSWTDIDEIHGDHFKKSAPVQTSFDNLLGTSQLATKESVKSLELLEIANEPYYWINEAQLYNARTGQRKNGISKEEAQQVANRYMLDDLEIAKIQLVDSVGSHHEYRGRPLPAYEILYETPQNLKAYVAVENGAFQTVRHRDWRWFDFLWMTHTMDYQGRDNFNTLLLRAFSLLGLITVLSGFVLWYISSPSIRKLEKKIK, from the coding sequence ATGGTGAACAGAAAAACAGCGAAATGGATTAGAAAAGCGCACCGCTATTTGGGTATCTTTTTAGGTATTCAGTTTCTGATGTGGACGATTAGTGGGATGTATTTCAGTTGGACGGACATCGACGAAATCCACGGTGACCATTTTAAGAAATCGGCACCGGTGCAGACCTCTTTTGATAATTTGCTCGGTACATCCCAACTGGCTACAAAAGAATCCGTAAAATCTTTGGAACTACTGGAAATCGCAAATGAACCTTATTATTGGATTAATGAAGCACAGCTTTATAATGCAAGAACGGGACAAAGGAAAAATGGAATTTCTAAAGAAGAGGCACAACAAGTTGCAAATAGGTATATGTTGGACGATTTAGAAATAGCAAAAATTCAATTAGTCGATTCTGTAGGGTCACATCACGAATATCGCGGTCGCCCACTTCCAGCTTATGAAATCTTGTATGAGACACCACAAAATTTAAAAGCCTATGTGGCGGTTGAAAATGGCGCTTTTCAAACGGTGAGACACAGGGATTGGCGCTGGTTTGATTTTCTTTGGATGACCCATACAATGGATTATCAGGGAAGGGATAATTTCAACACGTTGTTGTTAAGGGCATTTTCACTTTTGGGATTGATAACCGTATTGAGTGGTTTCGTTTTGTGGTATATCAGTTCCCCATCAATCAGAAAACTAGAAAAGAAGATTAAATAA
- a CDS encoding DUF305 domain-containing protein: protein MNSNEHENKNKGMSQYTKFFLMLGSSFIAMYITMYLNTYEFDHVWFSLTRFYMVCLGIATMAVIMLLFMLNMYKDKKKNIAILAGSVILFLGALGLVRDQKSTVGDVLWMKAMIPHHSIAILTSERADIKDPEVKKLAEDIIKAQRKEIAEMKAMIERLENEK from the coding sequence ATGAATTCAAACGAACACGAAAACAAGAACAAAGGAATGAGCCAATACACTAAATTCTTCCTTATGCTAGGGTCATCATTTATAGCAATGTACATCACAATGTATTTAAATACCTACGAGTTTGACCACGTGTGGTTCAGTCTTACACGATTTTATATGGTGTGTCTAGGAATAGCTACTATGGCTGTTATTATGTTGTTATTTATGCTGAATATGTATAAAGACAAGAAAAAGAATATTGCAATTCTCGCAGGTAGTGTTATATTGTTTTTGGGAGCATTAGGACTAGTACGCGACCAAAAATCCACTGTGGGCGACGTACTGTGGATGAAAGCAATGATACCGCACCATTCTATAGCAATTTTAACAAGTGAGCGTGCAGATATTAAAGACCCAGAAGTAAAAAAACTAGCAGAAGACATTATTAAGGCACAACGTAAGGAAATTGCAGAGATGAAAGCAATGATTGAACGTCTAGAAAACGAAAAATAA
- a CDS encoding DUF6660 family protein, giving the protein MKVVAIILSFYFLALNVVPCSDAANRADDTQVVTVIDIDGDHDQDCELCSPFCQCHCCHVHTINFGLVAFQPLQPAIPQEFFAHFDDLGKDIPHSLFQPPRA; this is encoded by the coding sequence GTGAAAGTTGTAGCAATCATTTTATCGTTTTATTTCTTGGCACTCAATGTAGTGCCTTGTAGCGATGCGGCAAATAGAGCTGATGATACCCAAGTAGTTACAGTAATCGATATTGATGGCGACCACGACCAAGACTGTGAGTTATGCTCGCCTTTTTGCCAATGCCATTGTTGTCACGTTCACACGATAAATTTTGGGCTTGTTGCATTTCAACCGCTACAGCCTGCTATTCCTCAAGAATTCTTTGCCCATTTCGATGACCTTGGCAAAGATATTCCCCATTCCCTTTTTCAGCCACCTCGGGCATAA
- a CDS encoding heavy metal translocating P-type ATPase — translation MKHTYQIQGMSCKGCLRTVKSALSDVVGVTDVAIDFENQTATIEMEQHIEIEEFENAVQERKAKYHIHPIKPDGIKTRTYPINGMTCNGCRAHVEKTLSQVDGVLDVTVDLEKAEAFIDMKSIIPYETFQEVLKNDGDTYTIYKAGQRHTTEVEKQKPQPKGKGTGTFYCPMHCEGDKTYDQPGDCPVCGMDLVEEVNLTVTSDTQYTCPMHPEIVKDEPGSCPICGMDLVPMEPDLSAEEKTYKKLLKKFWIAVAFTLPIFIIAMSEMLPKNPLYDILELKYWNWIQFALSIPVVFYATWMFFERAYRSIKTWNLNMFTLIGIGAGVAWLFSVFGMLVPDFFPNQFKTEAGTVHVYFEAATVILTLVLLGQVLEARAHSKTNSAVKELLKLAPNKAVKLVDGEEQEVAIDEIELGDILRVKPGDKIPVDGVITEGETSIDESMITGEPIPVNKSTDDKVSSGTINGNQSFLMKAEKVGSDTLLSQIIQMVNDASRSRAPIQKLADTVSGYFVPIVVIIAVVTFAVWAIWGPEPAYVYALVNAIAVLIIACPCALGLATPMSVMVGVGKGAQNGVLIKNAEALEKMDKVDTLIIDKTGTITEGKPTVEKMGSFDNGFTESEVLQFIVSLNSQSEHPLAEATVKYGKEQNAEFLNADGFNAVTGKGVEGKVNSKEVALGNAKMMEQANATLTAAMENEAQSYQKQGKTVSYLAVESQVVGYVVIGDKIKETSSKAIKDLQDKGIAVIMLTGDNHDTAKAVADELNLADFQASMLPENKLQEVEKLQEQGKVVAMAGDGINDAPALAKSDVGIAMGTGTDVAIESAAITLVKGDLHGIVKARNLSDAVMRNIKQNLFFAMIYNTLGIPIAAGLLYPFFGILLSPMIAALAMSFSSVSVIANSLRLKSKNI, via the coding sequence ATGAAACACACATATCAAATACAAGGAATGTCTTGTAAAGGTTGTCTGAGAACGGTAAAAAGTGCGTTATCAGATGTTGTAGGAGTTACAGACGTAGCTATTGATTTTGAAAATCAAACGGCTACCATTGAGATGGAGCAACACATTGAAATTGAAGAATTTGAAAATGCGGTCCAAGAGAGAAAGGCTAAATATCATATACATCCAATCAAACCTGATGGAATCAAAACGCGCACTTATCCCATAAATGGTATGACGTGTAATGGTTGCAGAGCACACGTAGAAAAGACTTTATCACAAGTTGACGGTGTCTTAGATGTTACCGTCGATTTAGAAAAAGCTGAAGCCTTCATAGATATGAAAAGTATCATTCCGTATGAAACTTTTCAGGAGGTTTTAAAAAACGATGGAGATACCTACACTATTTATAAAGCTGGACAACGTCACACTACCGAAGTCGAAAAACAAAAACCACAACCCAAAGGCAAAGGAACGGGAACGTTCTATTGTCCGATGCATTGCGAGGGCGATAAAACCTATGACCAACCAGGCGACTGTCCTGTTTGCGGAATGGATTTGGTTGAAGAAGTTAACCTAACGGTTACTTCCGACACGCAATATACCTGCCCGATGCATCCCGAAATCGTAAAAGACGAACCGGGAAGCTGTCCCATTTGCGGAATGGATTTGGTCCCTATGGAACCCGACTTGTCCGCAGAAGAAAAAACCTATAAAAAACTGCTAAAAAAGTTCTGGATAGCGGTCGCATTCACATTGCCCATTTTTATCATTGCAATGTCCGAAATGCTGCCCAAAAATCCACTCTACGATATTTTGGAACTGAAATATTGGAATTGGATTCAATTTGCTCTTTCAATACCTGTGGTATTCTACGCCACTTGGATGTTTTTTGAACGCGCCTACCGCAGTATCAAAACTTGGAACTTAAATATGTTTACGCTTATCGGAATCGGTGCAGGCGTTGCTTGGCTCTTTAGTGTGTTCGGAATGCTCGTGCCCGATTTTTTCCCTAACCAATTCAAGACCGAAGCGGGTACGGTTCACGTCTATTTTGAGGCGGCTACGGTGATTCTAACTTTGGTGCTACTTGGTCAAGTCCTCGAAGCTCGTGCGCATAGCAAGACCAATTCAGCAGTCAAGGAACTTTTAAAATTAGCACCGAATAAGGCAGTTAAGTTGGTTGATGGCGAAGAACAGGAAGTAGCCATCGATGAAATTGAATTGGGTGACATTCTGCGTGTGAAGCCGGGCGATAAGATTCCCGTGGATGGGGTGATTACCGAAGGCGAAACTTCCATCGATGAATCGATGATTACAGGCGAACCTATTCCAGTAAACAAATCTACCGATGATAAAGTAAGTAGCGGAACTATCAATGGCAATCAGTCCTTTTTGATGAAAGCTGAAAAGGTAGGTTCCGATACCTTGTTATCACAGATTATACAGATGGTCAACGATGCCAGTCGTAGCCGTGCACCCATCCAAAAGTTGGCCGATACCGTTTCGGGATATTTCGTACCAATCGTTGTTATAATCGCTGTTGTTACATTTGCCGTTTGGGCAATTTGGGGTCCAGAACCCGCTTACGTTTATGCTTTGGTCAATGCCATTGCCGTATTGATTATCGCCTGTCCGTGTGCTTTGGGACTTGCGACACCAATGTCCGTAATGGTCGGTGTTGGTAAAGGCGCACAAAATGGTGTGCTTATCAAAAATGCCGAAGCTCTTGAAAAAATGGATAAAGTAGATACTCTCATTATCGATAAGACCGGAACGATAACTGAAGGAAAGCCTACAGTTGAGAAAATGGGATCTTTCGACAACGGTTTTACGGAAAGCGAAGTGCTACAATTTATTGTTTCCCTTAACAGCCAAAGTGAACATCCGCTCGCAGAAGCCACCGTAAAATATGGAAAAGAACAAAACGCAGAGTTTTTAAACGCAGATGGATTCAATGCAGTTACCGGAAAAGGGGTTGAAGGTAAAGTGAATAGTAAGGAAGTGGCTTTAGGTAACGCCAAAATGATGGAACAGGCAAATGCCACACTTACCGCAGCTATGGAAAACGAGGCACAATCCTACCAAAAACAAGGTAAGACGGTTTCCTATCTCGCTGTTGAAAGTCAAGTTGTAGGCTACGTGGTCATAGGTGACAAAATAAAGGAAACGAGCTCAAAAGCTATCAAGGATTTGCAGGATAAGGGAATTGCAGTCATAATGCTTACGGGCGATAATCACGACACCGCCAAAGCTGTCGCCGATGAACTTAACCTTGCCGATTTTCAAGCAAGTATGCTTCCAGAGAACAAGCTACAGGAAGTCGAGAAATTACAAGAGCAAGGCAAGGTGGTTGCAATGGCAGGTGACGGCATCAACGATGCACCTGCACTCGCTAAAAGTGATGTAGGTATCGCTATGGGAACAGGTACGGATGTTGCCATTGAAAGTGCGGCCATTACCTTGGTCAAAGGCGATTTACACGGTATCGTAAAGGCAAGAAACCTAAGTGATGCAGTAATGCGCAATATCAAACAAAACCTCTTTTTTGCAATGATTTATAACACGCTGGGTATCCCGATTGCAGCAGGACTACTGTATCCGTTTTTCGGAATACTCTTATCCCCAATGATTGCGGCTTTGGCAATGAGCTTTAGTTCGGTTTCAGTAATTGCCAACTCATTACGTCTAAAAAGTAAAAACATATAA
- a CDS encoding efflux RND transporter periplasmic adaptor subunit translates to MNKNILYIAIAVIIGLGAGWLIFGNSSDNAANKDTSDMSDQHDHSGESADQMWTCSMHPQIMQPEAGDCPICGMDLIPAEAGAEGLAANEIKMTENAMALANIQTTIVGNAEASDDDGMTSLSGKIAANEENNTVQASYFKGRIERLNVNYEGQQVNRGQLLATIYAPDLVAAQQELITAASLKESQPALYKAVRNKLKNWKLSDTQINAIEESGTVRENFPIYATVSGTVSEVMAAQGDYVNQGQPIVKLSNLNSVWAEFDAYENQIALFNVRQKINITTNAYPNKEFEGTISFIDPILNNATRTVTVRATLQNRDDLFKPGMFVTGKVKGATQTMENTLTVPASAVLWTGERSLVYVKTNPNEPVFEMHEVTLGNRSGETYQVSAGLNNGDEIVTNGTFTVDAAAQLQGKKSMMNQQMMQDESAMMGDMEMSFSNAFSSDFDKALPSYLKMKDALVASDASQVSAFAKATSLKLKAISTDDLSTMEKQHLTKSIEMLDAVANNDNLENQRAHFVILNENIVPIAMSIKNSINYYIQKCPMANNNKGAVWLSMEEEIRNPYYGDAMLTCGSVIDSL, encoded by the coding sequence ATGAATAAGAATATTTTATATATAGCAATAGCCGTTATCATAGGTTTGGGCGCTGGCTGGCTAATTTTTGGAAATAGCTCAGACAATGCAGCAAATAAGGATACGTCTGATATGTCCGATCAACACGACCATTCTGGCGAGAGTGCAGACCAGATGTGGACGTGCTCAATGCATCCACAGATTATGCAACCAGAAGCTGGCGATTGTCCTATATGTGGAATGGACTTAATCCCTGCTGAAGCTGGTGCTGAAGGTCTCGCAGCAAACGAGATAAAAATGACCGAAAATGCTATGGCATTAGCAAATATTCAAACCACTATCGTGGGCAATGCAGAAGCCAGCGATGATGATGGGATGACATCCCTTTCTGGAAAAATAGCTGCTAATGAAGAAAACAATACTGTGCAAGCCAGCTATTTCAAAGGAAGAATAGAAAGACTCAACGTCAACTATGAAGGTCAACAAGTAAATCGTGGTCAGCTGCTCGCAACCATTTACGCACCAGACCTTGTAGCGGCACAACAGGAATTGATTACCGCAGCATCGTTGAAAGAATCGCAACCCGCTTTGTATAAAGCAGTTCGCAATAAACTCAAAAACTGGAAACTTTCAGATACACAAATCAATGCTATTGAAGAAAGTGGAACGGTACGAGAGAATTTCCCGATTTATGCAACGGTTTCCGGAACGGTTTCAGAAGTAATGGCAGCACAAGGCGATTATGTAAATCAAGGACAGCCTATTGTGAAGTTGAGCAACCTCAATTCGGTTTGGGCAGAATTTGATGCCTATGAAAATCAAATAGCGCTATTCAACGTTAGGCAAAAAATCAACATCACGACCAATGCCTATCCAAATAAAGAATTTGAGGGAACAATTTCATTTATTGACCCAATTTTAAATAATGCTACAAGAACGGTAACGGTACGTGCAACCCTTCAAAATAGAGACGACCTATTTAAACCAGGAATGTTTGTTACAGGTAAGGTTAAAGGCGCAACACAAACTATGGAAAACACCCTTACCGTGCCTGCAAGTGCTGTGTTATGGACGGGCGAGCGCTCATTGGTATATGTGAAAACCAATCCTAACGAGCCTGTATTTGAAATGCACGAAGTAACCTTGGGCAATCGCTCTGGCGAAACTTACCAAGTATCGGCCGGATTAAATAATGGCGATGAAATTGTTACCAATGGAACATTTACAGTAGATGCAGCGGCACAGTTACAGGGTAAAAAATCAATGATGAATCAGCAAATGATGCAGGACGAATCAGCAATGATGGGCGATATGGAAATGAGTTTCAGCAATGCGTTTAGTTCTGATTTCGACAAAGCATTACCATCATATCTCAAAATGAAAGATGCCCTTGTAGCAAGCGATGCAAGTCAAGTTTCCGCTTTCGCGAAAGCGACATCATTAAAATTAAAAGCAATATCGACTGATGATTTAAGTACGATGGAAAAACAACACTTAACCAAAAGTATTGAGATGCTGGATGCCGTTGCAAACAATGATAATCTGGAAAACCAGCGCGCTCACTTCGTCATTCTAAACGAGAATATCGTGCCTATTGCAATGAGCATAAAAAACTCGATAAATTATTACATTCAGAAATGCCCTATGGCAAATAACAATAAAGGTGCGGTATGGCTAAGTATGGAAGAAGAAATAAGAAATCCATACTATGGCGATGCAATGTTGACTTGCGGAAGTGTGATTGATTCGTTGTAA
- a CDS encoding DUF2911 domain-containing protein, with protein sequence MKYKILIILLVLVVSGCKNEEKNNSEIGTEHNHTQSEPKSENKKSLSPHTSAMAMIGDAHIHIDYSSPGVRDRIIFGGLLAYDQVWQAGAHMATWLETNKDLEIDGKELKAGKYGFFVIPNQKEWTVIFNRNWNQHGKDDYDASDDALRFKVTPKISEEIKEHLEYKVNKTTETSGTISMSWEKVTIEFPFEIK encoded by the coding sequence ATGAAATATAAAATTTTGATAATCCTATTGGTACTTGTTGTCAGCGGATGTAAAAACGAAGAAAAGAACAATTCAGAAATAGGGACAGAACACAATCATACCCAAAGTGAACCTAAATCCGAGAACAAAAAATCCCTTAGTCCACATACATCGGCAATGGCGATGATAGGTGATGCACATATTCATATAGATTATTCGTCGCCAGGTGTAAGGGATAGAATTATTTTCGGTGGACTGTTGGCTTACGACCAAGTCTGGCAGGCTGGTGCCCATATGGCTACTTGGCTGGAAACAAATAAGGATTTAGAAATTGACGGTAAAGAATTGAAAGCTGGGAAATATGGATTTTTTGTAATTCCGAATCAAAAAGAATGGACTGTCATTTTCAACAGGAACTGGAACCAACACGGTAAGGACGACTATGATGCGAGCGATGATGCATTACGATTTAAAGTAACACCTAAAATTTCCGAAGAAATCAAGGAACATTTAGAGTATAAAGTAAACAAAACAACAGAGACTTCAGGAACAATCTCAATGAGTTGGGAAAAAGTCACGATTGAGTTTCCTTTTGAAATAAAATAA